In Callospermophilus lateralis isolate mCalLat2 chromosome 18, mCalLat2.hap1, whole genome shotgun sequence, one DNA window encodes the following:
- the Znf146 gene encoding zinc finger protein OZF translates to MSHLSQQRIYSGESPFACKVCGKVFSHKSNLTEHELFHNREKPFECNECGKAFSQKQYVIKHQNTHTGEKLFECNDCGKSFSQKENLLTHQKIHTGEKPFECKDCGKAFIQKSNLIRHQRTHTGEKPFICKECGKTFSGKSNLTEHEKIHIGEKPFKCNECGTAFGQKKYLIKHQNIHTGEKPYECNECGKAFSQRTSLIVHVRIHSGDKPYECNVCGKAFSQSSSLTVHVRSHTGEKPYGCNECGKAFSQFSTLALHLRIHTGKKPYQCSECGKAFSQKSHHIRHQKIHTH, encoded by the coding sequence ATGTCACACCTCAGTCAGCAGAGAATTTATAGTGGGGAAAGCCCCTTTGCCTGTAAGGTATGTGGGAAAGTCTTCAGCCACAAATCCAATCTTACTGAGCATGAGCTTTTTCATAATAGAGAGAAACCTTTTGAATGTAATGAATGTGGGAAGGCCTTTAGCCAAAAGCAGTATGTCATTAAACATCAGAatactcatactggagagaagctttTTGAGTGTAATGATTGTGGAAAATCCttcagccagaaagaaaacctcCTTACCCATCAGAAaatccacactggagagaaacctttTGAATGCAAAGATTGTGGGAAAGCTTTCATTCAGAAGTCCAACCTTATCAGACACCAGAGAACTCACACAGGAGAGAAGCCCTTTATATGTAAGGAGTGTGGGAAAACCTTTAGTGGGAAATCAAATCTTACTGAGCATGAGAAAATTCATATTGGAGAGAAACCCTTTAAATGTAATGAGTGTGGAACAGCTTTTGGCCAGAAGAAGTACCTCATAAAGCATCAAAAcattcacactggagagaaaccctacgaatgtaatgaatgtggaaaagccttctCTCAACGAACATCACTTATTGTGCATGTGAGAATTCATTCAGGTGATAAACCTTATGAATGCAATGTATGTGGAAAAGCCTTCTCTCAGAGTTCATCTCTCACTGTACATGTAAGAAGCCATACAGGTGAGAAACCTTACGGATGtaatgaatgtggaaaagctttctCTCAATTCTCAACCCTAGCTCTGCATTTGAGAATACATACAGGTAAGAAACCTTACCAATGCAGTGAATGTGGGAAAGCTTTCAGCCAGAAATCACACCATATTAGACATCAGAAAATTCATACTCATTAA